The following coding sequences lie in one Mesorhizobium shangrilense genomic window:
- a CDS encoding ABC transporter permease, with protein sequence MTFDIGDGVDSAVNYILDNFAPLLDLIAAAIGAVTNSIQAALLATPMALGLAILVLLSLWRVGLGFAAFTAASLLLVDHMGLWSAMMETLSLVVASTLVAMIMGLPLGIAMARSDRVASVVRPALDLMQTMPAFVYLIPAAMFFGLGAVPGTIATVIFSMPPVVRLTNLGIRQVHAELVEAGNAFGCTGPQLLFKVQLPNAMPSIMAGINQTIMLSLSMVVIASMIGAGGIGNTVLTGIQRLDVGTGFEGGIAVVILAVILDRITQSLGKERASFWRTFFRPQAQASAVSPATAMR encoded by the coding sequence ATGACATTCGATATCGGTGACGGCGTCGACAGCGCCGTCAACTACATCCTTGACAATTTCGCCCCGCTTCTCGACCTCATCGCGGCCGCGATCGGCGCTGTGACGAACAGCATACAGGCCGCGCTCCTGGCAACGCCCATGGCCCTTGGTCTTGCCATCCTCGTGCTGCTCTCGCTCTGGCGCGTCGGCTTAGGATTTGCGGCGTTCACCGCAGCTTCGCTTCTGCTCGTCGACCACATGGGCCTGTGGTCCGCAATGATGGAGACGCTGTCGCTGGTTGTCGCCTCGACGTTGGTCGCCATGATCATGGGTCTGCCGCTCGGCATCGCCATGGCGCGCAGCGACCGGGTTGCGTCCGTCGTCCGCCCAGCGCTCGACCTCATGCAGACCATGCCGGCCTTCGTCTACCTGATCCCGGCGGCCATGTTCTTTGGGCTCGGCGCCGTTCCCGGCACCATCGCGACCGTCATCTTCTCGATGCCGCCCGTCGTGCGCCTCACCAACCTCGGCATCCGCCAAGTGCATGCGGAACTTGTTGAGGCCGGCAATGCCTTCGGCTGCACAGGCCCGCAGCTGCTCTTCAAGGTGCAGCTTCCCAACGCCATGCCCTCCATCATGGCCGGCATCAACCAGACGATCATGCTGTCGCTGTCGATGGTGGTGATCGCCTCGATGATCGGCGCGGGCGGCATCGGCAACACGGTGCTGACCGGCATCCAGCGTCTCGACGTCGGCACCGGCTTCGAGGGCGGCATCGCCGTCGTCATTCTCGCGGTGATCCTGGACCGGATCACCCAAAGCCTCGGAAAGGAACGCGCCAGCTTCTGGCGCACCTTCTTCCGACCCCAGGCGCAGGCTTCGGCAGTCTCTCCAGCCACGGCCATGCGCTGA